One window of the Pyrinomonadaceae bacterium genome contains the following:
- the trxB gene encoding thioredoxin-disulfide reductase, producing the protein MPTQELHRQVVIIGSGPAGLTAAIYSARANLNPLLVDAPADTEKQTTPGGQLMITTEVENYPGFAEGIQGPDLMVQFRQQAERFGTEFLEEWITRVDFSERPFKLFTENTVITAETLIIASGASAKWLGIPGEAKTPHGFGGNGVSACATCDGPLPAFRNKRLVVVGGGDTAMEEATFLTRYASRVFVVHRRDKLRASKIMQDKALANEKIEFIWNTAVDEILGTHDQGVTGVRLRNLQTSETTEFECEGVFIAIGHKPNTDLFKGQIDMDDVGYIVTSGRSTATNIPGVFAAGDVQDSVYRQAVTAAGTGCMSAIDAERFLDHLPIAMPTGEEVTMEGEHLSKDHSMITMPTGEVVSNEA; encoded by the coding sequence TTGCCCACACAAGAACTTCATCGCCAGGTAGTAATTATCGGTTCCGGCCCCGCGGGATTGACCGCGGCGATCTACAGCGCGCGCGCGAATTTGAATCCGCTGCTGGTTGATGCGCCGGCCGACACCGAGAAACAAACAACGCCGGGCGGGCAGTTAATGATCACCACTGAAGTGGAAAACTATCCGGGCTTTGCGGAAGGCATTCAGGGTCCTGACCTGATGGTTCAGTTTCGCCAGCAAGCTGAACGCTTTGGCACGGAATTCCTGGAGGAGTGGATTACGCGCGTCGATTTTAGCGAGCGACCTTTCAAGTTGTTCACGGAGAATACAGTCATCACGGCTGAGACGTTGATCATCGCTTCGGGCGCGTCCGCGAAGTGGCTGGGGATTCCGGGTGAGGCAAAGACTCCGCATGGCTTTGGTGGTAACGGCGTGTCGGCTTGCGCGACTTGCGACGGCCCGCTGCCCGCGTTTCGCAACAAGCGTTTGGTCGTGGTTGGCGGCGGCGACACGGCGATGGAAGAGGCTACGTTCCTGACACGGTATGCGTCGCGCGTGTTCGTCGTGCACCGGCGTGACAAGCTGCGCGCGTCGAAGATCATGCAGGACAAAGCGCTTGCGAACGAAAAGATTGAATTCATCTGGAACACTGCAGTTGACGAGATTCTCGGGACGCATGATCAGGGAGTGACCGGCGTGCGGCTGCGGAATTTACAGACCAGCGAAACTACCGAATTCGAATGCGAAGGCGTCTTTATCGCGATTGGCCACAAGCCGAACACAGACTTGTTCAAAGGCCAGATCGACATGGACGACGTTGGCTACATCGTCACCTCAGGCCGCTCAACCGCGACAAACATTCCGGGTGTCTTTGCTGCCGGCGATGTGCAGGATTCAGTTTACCGGCAAGCAGTCACGGCGGCGGGCACGGGCTGCATGTCAGCCATCGATGCGGAACGATTTCTGGATCATCTACCGATCGCCATGCCCACCGGTGAAGAGGTCACGATGGAAGGCGAGCATCTGTCTAAGGATCACAGCATGATCACCATGCCGACCGGTGAAGTTGTTTCGAATGAGGCTTGA
- a CDS encoding 3-hydroxyacyl-CoA dehydrogenase family protein → MNKNSDQDNNPASARPIRRISVLGAGTMGHGIAQVAAASGYDVLMRDLDEASTQRGMKSIERNLAKGIERGKVTEQERDETLSRIRVTTDFAEIGESDLVIEAAPENLELKQGLLRQTEELVTSNCIFATNTSSLSINEIAKVSNRPADVVGMHFFNPVHIMRLVEIVVSSETSDETTATVREVAQRMKKEPIVVRDVPGFASSRLGVTLGLEAMRMVEQGVASARDIDTAMELGYNHPVGPLKLTDMVGLDVRLSIAEYLHETLESETFRPPDILRRMVSEGKLGKKSGEGFYKWNEPEQARRAYTS, encoded by the coding sequence TTGAATAAGAACTCGGACCAAGACAACAACCCGGCTTCGGCTCGCCCAATTCGGCGCATCAGTGTGCTCGGCGCGGGCACGATGGGCCACGGCATCGCGCAAGTCGCCGCGGCGTCGGGTTACGACGTCCTGATGCGCGACCTTGATGAGGCCTCGACGCAGCGCGGCATGAAGTCGATTGAGCGAAATCTGGCGAAGGGCATTGAGCGCGGAAAAGTAACCGAGCAGGAGCGCGACGAAACGCTCTCGCGAATTCGCGTGACGACGGATTTTGCTGAGATAGGCGAAAGCGATCTGGTGATCGAAGCAGCGCCTGAGAATCTCGAACTAAAGCAGGGCCTGCTGCGTCAAACCGAAGAACTGGTGACCAGCAACTGCATCTTCGCGACCAACACGTCTTCGCTTTCGATCAATGAAATTGCCAAAGTATCGAATCGGCCTGCGGACGTTGTCGGCATGCATTTCTTCAATCCGGTTCATATCATGCGGTTAGTCGAAATCGTCGTCAGCAGCGAAACGTCAGACGAAACTACGGCGACAGTGCGTGAAGTAGCGCAACGCATGAAGAAGGAACCGATCGTCGTCCGCGATGTTCCGGGATTTGCTTCCAGCCGTCTCGGTGTCACGCTAGGCCTGGAAGCGATGCGCATGGTTGAGCAGGGCGTGGCCAGCGCGCGCGACATCGACACGGCCATGGAACTCGGCTACAACCACCCGGTCGGACCGCTAAAATTGACGGACATGGTCGGGCTGGATGTGCGTTTGAGCATCGCCGAATATCTGCATGAAACGCTCGAATCTGAGACATTCAGGCCACCGGATATTCTTCGCCGGATGGTGAGCGAGGGAAAACTGGGCAAAAAGAGCGGTGAAGGTTTTTATAAATGGAATGAGCCAGAACAGGCGCGCAGGGCTTATACTAGCTGA
- a CDS encoding PilZ domain-containing protein: MSTPYQNEERRFALRMALRLPIVVSGRSDDGAAWSEPTETDDISTSGALFHLNQRVGIGEHLYIRAHKPDGSPTEATATVVRISPAIYGTARVGVQIAEPSENWMRLFVSWVADEQAATTDETTSK; encoded by the coding sequence ATGAGCACTCCTTATCAAAATGAAGAGAGACGCTTTGCGCTGCGAATGGCGCTGCGGCTTCCGATTGTCGTGTCAGGTCGTTCGGATGACGGCGCCGCGTGGAGCGAGCCGACGGAAACTGATGACATCTCGACTTCCGGCGCGCTTTTCCATCTCAATCAGCGAGTTGGGATCGGCGAACACCTTTACATCCGCGCGCACAAGCCGGATGGCTCGCCCACCGAAGCGACGGCGACGGTAGTGCGCATCTCACCGGCGATCTACGGAACCGCGCGCGTGGGCGTGCAGATTGCCGAACCTTCCGAAAACTGGATGCGACTGTTCGTCTCATGGGTGGCGGATGAACAGGCGGCCACCACGGACGAGACCACTTCTAAATAA
- a CDS encoding enoyl-CoA hydratase-related protein — translation MSQTYESILIERRDRVAIITINRPEKRNALNIQTRAEGAAALDELSQDDSVRVVIFTGAGDKAFVAGADIAEFAGRTALAQRAIMLDRGLFNAVDTFPKPVIAMVNGYCLGGGCELALACDIRIASETASFGQPEINLGIIPGGGGTQRLTRLVGEGKAMEMILTGEIINAQEAFRLGLANHVVPADQLQTKTMEVANRIAEKSPVALRLAKEAVKAASRSNLDEGLRREVDLFALCFSSEDKDEGVSAFLEKRKADFKGK, via the coding sequence GTGAGTCAAACGTACGAGAGTATTCTCATCGAGCGCCGCGACCGCGTCGCCATCATCACGATCAATCGTCCGGAAAAGCGGAACGCGTTGAACATCCAGACGCGCGCCGAAGGCGCAGCCGCGCTGGATGAATTGAGCCAGGACGATTCAGTGCGGGTCGTGATTTTTACCGGCGCGGGCGACAAGGCGTTCGTGGCGGGCGCTGACATCGCTGAGTTCGCAGGCCGCACCGCCTTGGCGCAGCGCGCCATCATGCTCGATCGCGGTTTGTTCAATGCGGTCGATACTTTTCCAAAACCGGTGATCGCGATGGTCAATGGTTATTGTCTCGGCGGCGGCTGCGAGTTGGCGCTGGCCTGCGACATTCGGATTGCCAGCGAGACCGCCTCGTTCGGCCAACCGGAAATCAACCTTGGCATCATTCCCGGTGGCGGCGGCACGCAGCGCCTGACGCGTCTGGTGGGCGAAGGCAAAGCGATGGAGATGATTTTGACGGGTGAGATCATCAACGCGCAGGAAGCGTTCCGGTTGGGCCTGGCGAACCACGTTGTTCCGGCCGATCAACTCCAGACGAAGACAATGGAAGTGGCCAACCGCATCGCTGAGAAGAGTCCGGTCGCTCTCCGCCTCGCCAAGGAAGCGGTAAAGGCGGCGTCGCGATCAAACCTCGACGAAGGGTTGCGTCGCGAAGTCGATCTGTTCGCGCTGTGTTTCTCGAGCGAAGATAAAGACGAAGGCGTCAGCGCGTTCCTCGAAAAGCGAAAAGCGGATTTCAAAGGGAAGTAG